From Nicotiana tabacum cultivar K326 chromosome 15, ASM71507v2, whole genome shotgun sequence, the proteins below share one genomic window:
- the LOC107762616 gene encoding putative glucan endo-1,3-beta-glucosidase A6 isoform X1 produces the protein MFKEKIMVEVIFTIAFLSFLAFSGAFPLANMIGVNYGRLGNNLPSPYESIELIKTMKAGKVKLYDANPEILRLLSGTNLHVSIMVPNDQISIVAANQSVANQWVRDNVLSYYPNTMIRYILVGNEVLSNKDDQSLWYDLVPAMRNIKKSIDGHRIHNIKIGTPLAMDMLQTSFPPSSGEFRLDIPRNSLLIPLLRFLNWTKSYFFIDVYPYFSWSQNPSSINLDFALFKGTQMYKDPVSGYVYTNLLDQMLDSVIFAMEKLGFYNIRLAIAETGWPNGGDYDQIGANIYNAATYNRNLVRRLTSQPLIGTPARPESTIPTLIFSLYDENQKEGPGTERHWGLLLPNGKPIYDIDLTGEISEAEFSKLPVPKNNGPFHGKLWCVLAKDIVNEMDLGQALEFACKRDGICDELSPGKSCYQPVSIVAHANYAFSSYWAKFRKDGETCHFNGLAVQTTVDPSRGSCKFPYVSL, from the exons ATGTTCAAAGAGAAAATCATGGTAGAAGTCATTTTTACTAttgctttcctttcttttcttgctttctcAG gtGCATTTCCACTAGCAAACATGATTGGAGTAAATTATGGAAGGCTAGGAAACAACTTACCATCTCCATATGAATCAATAGAGCTTATAAAAACAATGAAAGCTGGTAAAGTCAAGCTATATGATGCAAATCCAGAGATACTTAGATTATTATCAGGCACAAATCTTCATGTCTCAATCATGGTACCAAATGATCAAATCTCAATTGTAGCTGCAAATCAATCAGTTGCAAACCAATGGGTACGCGATAACGTTCTTTCTTACTATCCAAACACTATGATCCGATATATTTTAGTAGGAAATGAAGTTTTAAGTAACAAGGATGATCAAAGTTTATGGTATGATCTTGTTCCAGCAATGAGAAATATCAAGAAATCGATCGATGGACATAGAATTCACAACATTAAAATTGGTACCCCTTTAGCTATGGACATGTTACAAACCTCATTTCCACCTTCCAGTGGTGAATTTAGGTTAGATATTCCAAGAAACTCACTATTGATACCATTGTTGAGATTCTTGAATTGGACAAAATCTTACTTCTTTATTGATGTTTATCCTTATTTCTCATGGTCCCAAAATCCATCTTCCATAAATCTTGATTTTGCACTATTTAAAGGCACTCAAATGTATAAGGATCCAGTTAGTGGCTATGTTTACACAAACCTCTTGGATCAAATGCTTGATTCTGTGATTTTTGCAAtggaaaaattagggttttacaaTATTAGATTGGCAATAGCAGAAACTGGATGGCCTAATGGAGGTGACTATGATCAAATTGGTGCTAATATCTACAATGCAGCTACATATAATCGAAATCTTGTACGTAGATTGACATCACAACCACTTATTGGTACACCAGCTCGTCCAGAGTCAACGATACCTACGCTTATTTTTTCACTCTATGATGAAAATCAAAAGGAAGGTCCAGGTACCGAGAGGCACTGGGGATTGTTACTACCTAATGGTAAGCCAATTTACGATATCGACTTGACTGGAGAGATATCAGAGGCTGAATTTTCTAAGTTACCAGTGCCAAAAAATAATGGACCATTTCATGGGAAGTTATGGTGTGTTTTGGCAAAGGATATTGTGAATGAAATGGATTTAGGACAAGCTTTGGAATTTGCATGTAAGAGAGATGGAATTTGTGATGAACTTTCTCCTGGAAAATCATGTTATCAACCTGTTTCTATTGTTGCTCATGCAAATTATGCATTTAGTTCATATTGGGCTAAGTTTAGAAAAGATGGTGAAACTTGTCATTTCAATGGGCTTGCTGTTCAAACCACTGTTGACCCAA GTCGTGGATCATGCAAATTCCCTTATGTTTCTCTCTGA
- the LOC107762616 gene encoding putative glucan endo-1,3-beta-glucosidase A6 isoform X2 — MIGVNYGRLGNNLPSPYESIELIKTMKAGKVKLYDANPEILRLLSGTNLHVSIMVPNDQISIVAANQSVANQWVRDNVLSYYPNTMIRYILVGNEVLSNKDDQSLWYDLVPAMRNIKKSIDGHRIHNIKIGTPLAMDMLQTSFPPSSGEFRLDIPRNSLLIPLLRFLNWTKSYFFIDVYPYFSWSQNPSSINLDFALFKGTQMYKDPVSGYVYTNLLDQMLDSVIFAMEKLGFYNIRLAIAETGWPNGGDYDQIGANIYNAATYNRNLVRRLTSQPLIGTPARPESTIPTLIFSLYDENQKEGPGTERHWGLLLPNGKPIYDIDLTGEISEAEFSKLPVPKNNGPFHGKLWCVLAKDIVNEMDLGQALEFACKRDGICDELSPGKSCYQPVSIVAHANYAFSSYWAKFRKDGETCHFNGLAVQTTVDPSRGSCKFPYVSL; from the exons ATGATTGGAGTAAATTATGGAAGGCTAGGAAACAACTTACCATCTCCATATGAATCAATAGAGCTTATAAAAACAATGAAAGCTGGTAAAGTCAAGCTATATGATGCAAATCCAGAGATACTTAGATTATTATCAGGCACAAATCTTCATGTCTCAATCATGGTACCAAATGATCAAATCTCAATTGTAGCTGCAAATCAATCAGTTGCAAACCAATGGGTACGCGATAACGTTCTTTCTTACTATCCAAACACTATGATCCGATATATTTTAGTAGGAAATGAAGTTTTAAGTAACAAGGATGATCAAAGTTTATGGTATGATCTTGTTCCAGCAATGAGAAATATCAAGAAATCGATCGATGGACATAGAATTCACAACATTAAAATTGGTACCCCTTTAGCTATGGACATGTTACAAACCTCATTTCCACCTTCCAGTGGTGAATTTAGGTTAGATATTCCAAGAAACTCACTATTGATACCATTGTTGAGATTCTTGAATTGGACAAAATCTTACTTCTTTATTGATGTTTATCCTTATTTCTCATGGTCCCAAAATCCATCTTCCATAAATCTTGATTTTGCACTATTTAAAGGCACTCAAATGTATAAGGATCCAGTTAGTGGCTATGTTTACACAAACCTCTTGGATCAAATGCTTGATTCTGTGATTTTTGCAAtggaaaaattagggttttacaaTATTAGATTGGCAATAGCAGAAACTGGATGGCCTAATGGAGGTGACTATGATCAAATTGGTGCTAATATCTACAATGCAGCTACATATAATCGAAATCTTGTACGTAGATTGACATCACAACCACTTATTGGTACACCAGCTCGTCCAGAGTCAACGATACCTACGCTTATTTTTTCACTCTATGATGAAAATCAAAAGGAAGGTCCAGGTACCGAGAGGCACTGGGGATTGTTACTACCTAATGGTAAGCCAATTTACGATATCGACTTGACTGGAGAGATATCAGAGGCTGAATTTTCTAAGTTACCAGTGCCAAAAAATAATGGACCATTTCATGGGAAGTTATGGTGTGTTTTGGCAAAGGATATTGTGAATGAAATGGATTTAGGACAAGCTTTGGAATTTGCATGTAAGAGAGATGGAATTTGTGATGAACTTTCTCCTGGAAAATCATGTTATCAACCTGTTTCTATTGTTGCTCATGCAAATTATGCATTTAGTTCATATTGGGCTAAGTTTAGAAAAGATGGTGAAACTTGTCATTTCAATGGGCTTGCTGTTCAAACCACTGTTGACCCAA GTCGTGGATCATGCAAATTCCCTTATGTTTCTCTCTGA